From Stenotrophomonas maltophilia, a single genomic window includes:
- a CDS encoding GGDEF domain-containing protein, translating into MTGRGAAENSDVTSGIARVAMAEIVHALLSDAEVTLFARFARPCKLHAGQWLFQRGHRGERMYVILEGQIELDFGEDLVIKTLGQHEFFGELGLLVGDHLRSASARALADCEVLELGPADFHRLVESDPGLVAYFLRRTIMRVLTNEQALISQLRRRNHDLETALDNLYITTHQLTHTRELVRTDELTGLHNRRGLTLYLQECRTEQEGLPQALLLIDCDRFKQINDRHGHQAGDRVLQSMGNILRSMAGEQDLACRLGGDEFCLILRRGNHEIVQHAAEFILSAVHGLLERSHGTPHVSLVSIGASLLPPDAGWSEWYASADRALYQAKRDGGNCLRWVDDPDGP; encoded by the coding sequence ATGACCGGCAGGGGTGCGGCCGAGAACAGTGATGTGACGTCAGGTATCGCCCGGGTGGCGATGGCCGAGATCGTGCACGCGCTGCTGTCCGATGCCGAGGTGACATTGTTCGCCAGATTCGCCCGCCCATGCAAGCTTCATGCCGGACAGTGGCTGTTCCAGCGGGGCCACCGTGGCGAACGCATGTATGTGATCCTCGAAGGCCAGATCGAACTGGACTTCGGCGAAGACCTTGTGATCAAGACCCTCGGCCAGCATGAGTTCTTCGGCGAGCTGGGCCTGCTGGTGGGCGACCACCTGCGCAGTGCCAGCGCCCGTGCCCTGGCCGACTGTGAAGTGCTGGAACTGGGGCCGGCCGATTTCCATCGCCTGGTCGAATCCGATCCCGGCCTGGTCGCCTACTTCCTGCGCCGCACGATCATGCGCGTGCTGACCAACGAACAGGCCCTGATCAGCCAGCTGCGCCGGCGCAACCATGATCTGGAAACCGCGCTGGACAACCTGTACATCACCACCCATCAGTTGACCCATACGCGCGAGCTGGTGCGTACCGATGAACTGACCGGGCTGCACAACCGCCGCGGTCTGACCCTGTACCTGCAGGAATGCCGCACCGAGCAGGAAGGGCTGCCGCAGGCCTTGCTGCTGATCGACTGCGACCGCTTCAAGCAGATCAATGACCGCCATGGCCACCAGGCCGGCGACCGCGTGCTGCAGAGCATGGGCAACATCCTGCGCTCGATGGCCGGCGAGCAGGACCTGGCCTGCCGGCTGGGCGGCGACGAGTTCTGCCTGATCCTGCGCCGTGGCAACCACGAGATCGTGCAGCACGCGGCCGAGTTCATTCTGAGCGCGGTGCATGGCCTGCTTGAACGCAGCCATGGCACGCCGCACGTGAGCCTGGTCAGCATCGGCGCCAGCCTGCTGCCGCCGGATGCGGGCTGGAGCGAATGGTATGCCAGCGCCGATCGCGCGCTGTACCAGGCCAAGCGCGATGGCGGCAACTGCCTGCGCTGGGTGGATGATCCGGACGGCCCATAG
- a CDS encoding putative peptide maturation dehydrogenase has protein sequence MRLRRCASLMFEPRESVTLDLRAMLAGHAEMDSQISWVALAAHLDQPLPVDAEERQLLGELSAHRWSEPPADACPAMLARLVEQGLLLTDPPSEVGHQMRDEALRRSQWWPLAALAHRHARWQAVDSVEDMRRQGLDTAAGLRQRLGPPPPVVQPMQGDYQPLPRSDEAAFDALLARRTTCRNFDPQRALPLPLLAQVLQRTLMAHAVQKVERDTEFLKKNVPSGGGLHPTEGFLLVQNVEGLAPGLYHYHPVQHAVLPLPSPPPPSLPALARRMLSGQEWFADAPALLVLAPRYDRCFWKYRNHAKAHRAVTLDVGHISQLLYLCATERGLAAFVTAAINDADVDRAFGFDGIGQSAMAICGLGWRSATLDTAEFDPAGRVLAGDDR, from the coding sequence ATGCGCCTGCGCCGCTGCGCCAGCCTGATGTTCGAACCCCGCGAGTCGGTCACCCTGGACCTGCGCGCGATGCTGGCCGGCCACGCCGAGATGGACAGCCAGATCAGCTGGGTGGCCCTGGCCGCCCATCTGGACCAGCCCCTGCCGGTGGATGCCGAGGAGCGCCAGCTGCTGGGCGAACTCAGCGCGCACCGCTGGAGCGAGCCGCCGGCCGATGCCTGCCCGGCGATGCTGGCGCGCCTGGTTGAACAGGGCCTGCTGCTGACCGACCCGCCAAGCGAGGTGGGGCACCAGATGCGTGATGAGGCGTTGCGGCGCAGCCAGTGGTGGCCGCTGGCCGCACTGGCCCATCGCCACGCGCGTTGGCAGGCCGTGGACAGCGTGGAGGACATGCGCCGGCAGGGGTTGGACACGGCGGCCGGCCTGCGCCAGCGCCTGGGGCCGCCACCGCCGGTGGTGCAGCCGATGCAGGGCGATTACCAGCCGCTGCCGCGCAGCGACGAGGCCGCGTTCGACGCACTGCTGGCGCGGCGCACCACCTGCCGCAACTTCGACCCGCAGCGCGCGTTGCCGCTGCCGCTGCTGGCCCAGGTGCTGCAGCGCACGCTGATGGCGCACGCGGTGCAGAAGGTCGAGCGCGATACCGAGTTCCTGAAGAAGAACGTACCCTCCGGCGGTGGCCTGCATCCCACCGAGGGCTTCCTGCTGGTGCAGAACGTGGAGGGCCTGGCACCGGGCCTGTATCACTACCATCCCGTGCAGCACGCCGTGCTGCCCCTGCCTTCACCGCCGCCGCCGTCGCTGCCTGCGCTGGCGCGGCGGATGCTGTCCGGGCAGGAGTGGTTTGCCGATGCGCCGGCGCTGCTGGTGCTGGCGCCTCGTTATGACCGCTGCTTCTGGAAGTACCGCAACCATGCCAAGGCGCACCGTGCGGTGACGCTGGATGTCGGCCATATCTCGCAGCTGCTGTACCTGTGCGCGACCGAGCGCGGGCTGGCCGCGTTCGTGACTGCGGCCATCAACGATGCCGATGTCGATCGGGCGTTCGGCTTCGACGGCATCGGCCAGAGCGCGATGGCCATCTGTGGCCTGGGCTGGCGCAGCGCCACGCTGGACACCGCGGAATTCGATCCCGCCGGACGCGTGTTGGCGGGCGACGACCGCTGA
- a CDS encoding TetR/AcrR family transcriptional regulator: MAYKRSALMEERLAGARERILLATRELVAAGGWRNAPVTAVATQAGVSTGLIYRHFPSKADLFVEVLNAAVAHEVAIMERIASGPEVASERLRLAITAFVRRALAGPGLAHAFIVEPVDPDVEAERMRGRRAFGDVFLRLVEEGVAAGELPVQDAHVAAACLVGAFTEAMVGPTAPSREAHRDEDALVDAICSFCLRAIGAR, encoded by the coding sequence ATGGCCTACAAACGCTCTGCACTGATGGAAGAACGCCTGGCCGGGGCCCGGGAACGGATCCTGCTGGCCACCCGCGAGCTGGTTGCGGCCGGCGGCTGGCGCAACGCCCCGGTAACCGCCGTGGCGACCCAGGCGGGGGTGTCCACCGGGTTGATCTACCGGCACTTCCCGTCCAAGGCCGACCTGTTCGTGGAGGTGCTCAACGCCGCCGTGGCCCACGAGGTCGCGATCATGGAGCGCATCGCCAGCGGCCCGGAGGTGGCCAGCGAGCGCCTGCGCCTGGCGATCACCGCCTTCGTCCGCCGCGCCCTGGCCGGGCCGGGGCTGGCCCATGCCTTCATCGTCGAGCCGGTCGACCCGGACGTGGAAGCCGAGCGCATGCGCGGCCGCCGCGCCTTTGGTGACGTGTTCCTGCGCCTGGTGGAAGAGGGCGTGGCAGCCGGTGAGCTGCCGGTGCAGGACGCGCACGTGGCCGCCGCCTGCCTGGTCGGCGCCTTCACCGAGGCGATGGTCGGCCCGACCGCACCCAGCCGCGAAGCGCACCGCGACGAGGATGCACTGGTGGATGCGATCTGCAGCTTCTGCCTGCGCGCGATCGGCGCCCGGTAA
- a CDS encoding carboxyl transferase domain-containing protein, with protein sequence MTVLNSQLQPGSETFEANRTAMQAVVDDLHATLARTALGGNEAARAKHTARGKLLVRDRIDALLDPGSAFLEIAPLAAHGMYDDAVPAAGVVAGIGRVSGVECVIVANDATVKGGTYYPVTVKKHLRAQEIAEQNHLPCIYLVDSGGAFLPLQDEVFPDRDHFGRIFYNQANLSAQGIPQIACVMGSCTAGGAYVPAMSDETVIVREQGTIFLGGPPLVKAATGEVVTAEELGGADVHTRISGVADHMADNDLQALARVRAIIAQLNWRKPEPAMAVQAPEEPLLPAHELYGVIPADTRKPYDVREVIARLVDGSRFDEFKPRYGATLVTGFAHLNGYPIGIIANNGILFSESALKGAHFIELCTQRNIPLVFLQNITGFMVGRKYEQGGIAKDGAKLVMAVACAKVPKFTVVIGGSFGAGNYGMCGRAYSPNFLWMWPNARIGVMGGEQAASVLATVKRDGIEAKGGQWPAAEEDAFKAPIREQFEQQGHPYYASARLWDDGVIDPVDTRRVLALALSASLNAAPQQTRFGVFRM encoded by the coding sequence ATGACCGTCCTGAACAGCCAGCTGCAACCAGGCAGCGAAACGTTTGAAGCCAACCGCACGGCCATGCAGGCCGTGGTCGATGACCTGCATGCCACCCTCGCCCGCACCGCGCTGGGTGGCAACGAGGCCGCGCGTGCCAAGCACACCGCCCGCGGCAAGCTGCTGGTGCGCGACCGCATCGATGCTCTGCTCGACCCCGGCAGCGCCTTCCTGGAGATCGCGCCGCTGGCCGCGCACGGCATGTATGACGATGCCGTGCCCGCTGCCGGCGTGGTGGCCGGCATCGGCCGGGTCAGTGGCGTGGAATGCGTGATCGTGGCCAACGACGCCACGGTGAAGGGTGGCACCTACTACCCGGTGACGGTGAAGAAGCACCTGCGCGCGCAGGAGATCGCCGAGCAGAACCACCTGCCGTGCATCTACCTGGTCGATTCCGGTGGCGCCTTCCTGCCGCTGCAGGACGAAGTCTTTCCCGACCGCGACCATTTCGGCCGCATCTTCTACAACCAGGCCAACCTGTCGGCGCAGGGCATCCCGCAGATCGCCTGCGTGATGGGCAGCTGCACCGCCGGTGGCGCCTACGTGCCGGCGATGAGCGATGAGACGGTGATCGTGCGCGAACAGGGCACGATCTTCCTCGGCGGCCCGCCGCTGGTGAAGGCGGCCACTGGCGAAGTGGTGACCGCCGAGGAGCTGGGTGGTGCCGACGTGCATACGCGCATTTCCGGCGTGGCCGACCACATGGCCGACAACGATCTGCAGGCACTGGCCCGGGTGCGCGCGATCATCGCGCAGTTGAACTGGCGCAAGCCGGAACCGGCGATGGCGGTGCAGGCACCGGAAGAACCACTGCTGCCGGCACACGAGCTGTACGGCGTCATTCCCGCCGACACCCGCAAGCCTTACGACGTGCGCGAAGTGATCGCGCGGCTGGTCGATGGCTCGCGCTTCGACGAGTTCAAGCCGCGCTACGGCGCCACGCTGGTGACCGGCTTCGCGCATCTGAACGGCTACCCGATCGGCATCATCGCCAACAACGGCATCCTGTTCTCCGAATCCGCACTGAAAGGCGCGCACTTCATCGAACTGTGCACCCAGCGCAACATCCCGCTGGTATTCCTGCAGAACATCACCGGCTTCATGGTCGGCCGCAAGTACGAACAGGGCGGCATCGCAAAAGACGGCGCCAAGCTGGTGATGGCGGTGGCCTGCGCCAAGGTGCCCAAGTTCACGGTGGTCATCGGTGGTTCGTTCGGCGCCGGCAACTACGGCATGTGCGGCCGCGCGTACTCGCCCAACTTCCTGTGGATGTGGCCGAATGCGCGCATCGGCGTGATGGGCGGCGAACAGGCCGCCAGCGTGCTGGCCACGGTCAAGCGCGATGGCATCGAAGCCAAGGGCGGACAGTGGCCGGCTGCGGAAGAGGATGCGTTCAAGGCGCCGATCCGCGAGCAGTTCGAACAGCAGGGCCACCCCTACTACGCCAGTGCGCGGCTGTGGGACGACGGTGTGATCGATCCGGTCGACACCCGCCGTGTCCTGGCCCTGGCGCTGTCGGCCAGCCTCAACGCCGCCCCGCAGCAGACGCGCTTCGGCGTGTTCCGCATGTAA
- a CDS encoding putative peptide modification system cyclase — protein sequence MNGDNGTSAPHSPQLRALLFTDLCDSLQLVERIGDVAAASLFQEHDRLVLVLQHRWNGQLIDRSDGLFMLFERAIDALGFALDYQRELHALGQQRSIELRARAGLHVGDVLTWDNSPEAVRAGAKSMEVEGLAKPMAARLMMLARPGQILLSAVAESLTHRATEALGERGTRLLWKSHGRWRFKGVPVVQEVIEVGEIGSAPLRMPRSNAKARRDLPLWRQPVVLAAEGLVLAVLVLGGWLLLRPEPAIAFAERDWVVLADVDNLTGDPIFDESMRHAIRIALEQSRYVNVLSEGKIRESLEMARLSGDTRLSRDTAVDVAVREGARAVLLPTVRQKIGGYELAIDVAAPGSGQVIQTFTATADRSDQMVFAVDDVVGRLRRGLGESVASLEQSLPLPRASTQDLRALRAFALAENALGQRRFEEARNLYQAAIDIDPGFALAYMGVAKLLARTAQVQQARDALEHALAQQQRLPARERLYLKGWQAELEPGGWPLEQWRALAKIYPDSFAGLSNTSWALLQDNRFTEAEPYARAATVPQDPLRLYPMIHLARAQLGVGQPQQAMRTLHQAQMLRGNDEADDLEVDVLVAQGLDAQAQQVLMRLPRGDDLQQRMRLRAHLLVSAEQRDCSSLHAAVAADGPAPELIDYQIHQRLQHATVTTLCTPGDVEELESIAAVLRPLLRRNDDSAVGSRSLQLLALTYLAQRQGQHALAAEWLRDHGELLERQRSPVVGKWRRVVLAMAELAQQRPQAARHLLEPSFDGTEPVQAHVVLLQALRAEQDAAGVRREQAWLARHHGQAIAEVASMQVWQPLNVHDIATEATSVRLPR from the coding sequence ATGAATGGCGACAACGGAACGTCAGCCCCGCATAGCCCCCAGCTACGCGCCCTGTTGTTCACCGATCTGTGTGATTCGCTGCAGCTGGTCGAGCGGATCGGCGATGTGGCGGCCGCGAGCCTGTTCCAGGAACACGATCGGCTGGTGCTGGTGCTGCAGCACCGCTGGAACGGCCAGCTGATCGATCGCTCCGACGGATTGTTCATGCTGTTCGAGCGCGCCATCGATGCGCTGGGCTTCGCTCTGGACTACCAGCGCGAACTGCATGCGCTGGGCCAGCAGCGCTCGATTGAACTGCGTGCGCGTGCCGGCCTGCACGTGGGCGACGTGCTGACCTGGGACAACAGCCCTGAAGCGGTCCGCGCCGGCGCCAAGTCGATGGAAGTGGAAGGCCTGGCCAAGCCGATGGCGGCGCGCTTGATGATGCTGGCACGCCCGGGCCAGATCCTGTTGTCGGCCGTGGCCGAATCGCTGACCCACCGCGCCACCGAAGCACTCGGCGAGCGTGGCACGCGCCTGCTGTGGAAGTCGCACGGACGCTGGCGCTTCAAGGGTGTGCCGGTGGTGCAGGAAGTGATCGAAGTGGGCGAGATCGGGTCGGCGCCACTGCGCATGCCGCGCTCCAATGCCAAGGCACGCCGCGATCTTCCACTGTGGCGGCAGCCGGTGGTGCTGGCCGCCGAAGGCCTGGTGCTGGCAGTGCTGGTGCTGGGCGGCTGGCTGCTGCTGCGGCCGGAACCGGCGATCGCCTTCGCCGAGCGCGACTGGGTGGTGCTGGCCGATGTCGACAACCTGACCGGTGACCCGATCTTCGACGAGTCGATGCGGCACGCGATCCGGATCGCGCTGGAGCAGTCGCGGTACGTGAACGTGCTGTCCGAGGGCAAGATCCGCGAAAGCCTGGAGATGGCCCGGCTTTCGGGCGATACCCGGCTGAGCCGGGATACCGCAGTTGACGTGGCGGTGCGCGAAGGCGCGCGGGCCGTGCTGTTGCCGACCGTGCGGCAGAAGATCGGCGGCTACGAGCTGGCCATCGACGTCGCTGCACCGGGCAGCGGCCAGGTGATACAGACGTTCACCGCCACCGCGGATCGATCCGATCAGATGGTGTTCGCAGTGGACGACGTGGTCGGGCGCCTGCGCCGTGGCCTGGGCGAGTCGGTGGCGAGCCTGGAGCAGTCGTTGCCACTGCCGCGGGCTTCGACCCAGGACCTGCGCGCCCTGCGTGCGTTCGCGCTGGCCGAGAACGCACTGGGCCAGCGTCGCTTCGAGGAAGCACGCAACCTCTACCAGGCGGCGATCGATATCGATCCTGGCTTTGCCCTGGCCTACATGGGCGTGGCCAAGCTGCTGGCCCGCACCGCGCAGGTCCAGCAGGCGCGTGACGCGCTGGAGCACGCGCTGGCCCAGCAGCAGCGCCTGCCCGCGCGCGAGCGGCTGTACCTGAAGGGCTGGCAGGCCGAACTGGAACCCGGTGGCTGGCCGCTGGAGCAGTGGCGCGCACTTGCCAAGATCTATCCGGATTCATTTGCGGGACTGTCCAATACCTCCTGGGCGCTGCTGCAGGACAATCGCTTCACCGAGGCCGAGCCTTATGCGCGCGCGGCGACGGTGCCTCAGGACCCGTTGCGGCTGTATCCGATGATCCATCTGGCGCGGGCACAGTTGGGCGTTGGCCAGCCGCAGCAGGCAATGCGCACCTTGCATCAGGCACAGATGCTGCGCGGCAATGATGAGGCCGACGACCTGGAGGTGGACGTACTGGTTGCGCAGGGCCTGGACGCACAGGCGCAGCAGGTGTTGATGCGGTTGCCGCGGGGGGATGACCTGCAGCAGCGCATGCGGCTGCGGGCGCACCTGCTGGTATCTGCGGAGCAGCGTGATTGCAGCAGCCTGCATGCCGCGGTTGCTGCGGATGGTCCAGCACCGGAGCTGATTGACTACCAGATCCATCAACGCCTGCAGCACGCTACGGTGACCACGCTGTGCACGCCCGGCGATGTGGAGGAGCTTGAATCCATCGCCGCCGTGCTGCGGCCGCTGCTGCGCAGGAACGACGATTCCGCCGTGGGCAGCCGCAGCCTGCAGCTGCTGGCCCTGACCTATCTGGCCCAGCGCCAGGGCCAGCATGCGCTGGCCGCAGAGTGGCTGCGCGACCATGGCGAACTGCTGGAGCGGCAGCGCAGCCCCGTGGTGGGCAAGTGGCGCCGCGTGGTGCTGGCGATGGCCGAGCTTGCACAACAACGGCCGCAGGCGGCGCGCCATCTGCTCGAGCCCAGCTTTGATGGCACCGAGCCGGTGCAGGCCCATGTCGTGCTGCTGCAGGCACTGCGTGCCGAGCAGGATGCTGCCGGCGTGCGCCGCGAACAGGCCTGGCTGGCCCGGCACCACGGCCAGGCCATTGCCGAGGTGGCGTCCATGCAGGTCTGGCAGCCCCTGAACGTGCACGATATCGCCACGGAGGCGACGTCGGTGCGGCTGCCGCGCTGA
- a CDS encoding NHLP-related RiPP peptide: protein MSTHPRLSAEDASTLLDHLIGNDDFRNRFTASPAKALASIGLDGAVGENDCMKIGTLASVEELCRTRDSLHAYLSTSTASMTVVFCFEADRIDERVNA from the coding sequence ATGAGCACCCATCCCCGCCTTTCCGCCGAAGACGCCAGCACCCTGCTGGACCACCTGATCGGCAACGACGACTTCCGCAACCGCTTCACCGCTTCGCCGGCCAAGGCCCTGGCCTCGATCGGCCTGGACGGCGCTGTCGGCGAAAACGACTGCATGAAGATCGGTACCCTGGCGTCGGTCGAGGAGCTGTGCCGCACGCGCGATTCGCTGCATGCATATCTGAGCACCTCGACCGCCTCGATGACGGTGGTGTTCTGTTTCGAAGCCGACCGCATCGACGAGCGCGTCAACGCCTGA
- a CDS encoding acetyl-CoA carboxylase biotin carboxylase subunit: MFTKILIANRGEIACRVIATCRRLGIATVAVYSDADRNARHVRLADEAIHIGPAAARESYLRGDVLLDAARRSGAQAIHPGYGFLSENADFADACTAAGITFIGPPASAIRAMGDKSAAKALMAKAGVPLTPGYHGDQQDPAFLRAQADAIGYPVLIKASAGGGGKGMRKVERSEDFVDALASCQREAASAFGNDHVLVEKYVERPRHIEIQVFGDSHGEAVYLFERDCSVQRRHQKVLEEAPAPGMSAERRAAMGQAAVDAARAVGYVGAGTVEFIAGPDGDFYFMEMNTRLQVEHPVTEYITGTDLVEWQLRVAAGQPLPLRQDQLAIHGHAIEARLYAEDADRGFLPSTGTLRHLRLPTPSAHVRVDTGVEEGDSITPFYDPMIAKLIVWDVDRDAALRRMSQALADCQVVGVTTNAGFLRRLVNTDSFANARLDTALIEREQAALDHVGDTGDAPWMLAAVAAVTRTAGASRDARDPHSPWQAQDGWRLGASAPRVLPLQQGERRHTLKVWAQADGWRVQCDDAAPVQVTGTADARGMTVQLEGRRWSLQALREGDQLYLFGADGQHRFTLHDPVGESDHAAADAGSLLAPMPGRIVATLVAAGTQVKRGTPLVVLEAMKMEHTLQAPADGTVKGYRAKAGDQVGDGAVLVDFEAA; encoded by the coding sequence ATGTTCACCAAGATCCTGATCGCCAACCGTGGCGAGATCGCCTGCCGCGTCATCGCCACCTGCCGCCGCCTCGGCATCGCCACCGTGGCGGTGTATTCCGATGCCGACCGCAACGCGCGCCACGTGCGCCTGGCCGATGAGGCCATCCACATCGGCCCGGCCGCCGCGCGCGAAAGCTACCTGCGCGGCGACGTGCTGCTGGACGCCGCCCGCCGCAGCGGCGCGCAGGCGATCCACCCCGGCTACGGCTTCCTGTCCGAGAACGCCGACTTCGCCGATGCCTGCACCGCCGCCGGCATCACCTTCATCGGGCCGCCGGCCAGCGCCATCCGTGCGATGGGCGACAAGAGCGCGGCCAAGGCGCTGATGGCCAAGGCCGGCGTGCCACTCACCCCGGGCTACCACGGCGACCAGCAGGACCCGGCCTTCCTGCGCGCGCAGGCCGATGCCATCGGCTACCCGGTGCTGATCAAGGCCAGCGCCGGTGGTGGCGGCAAGGGCATGCGCAAGGTCGAACGCAGCGAGGACTTCGTCGATGCGCTGGCCAGCTGCCAGCGCGAGGCGGCCTCGGCGTTCGGCAACGATCACGTGCTGGTCGAGAAGTACGTCGAGCGCCCGCGCCATATCGAGATCCAGGTGTTCGGCGACAGCCACGGTGAGGCGGTGTACCTGTTCGAGCGCGACTGCTCGGTGCAGCGCCGCCACCAGAAGGTGCTGGAAGAAGCCCCGGCCCCAGGCATGAGCGCCGAACGCCGCGCAGCGATGGGCCAGGCCGCGGTCGATGCCGCGCGTGCGGTGGGCTACGTCGGTGCCGGCACCGTGGAGTTCATTGCCGGCCCGGACGGCGATTTCTACTTCATGGAAATGAACACCCGCCTGCAGGTCGAACACCCGGTGACCGAGTACATCACCGGCACCGACCTGGTGGAATGGCAGCTGCGCGTGGCCGCCGGCCAGCCGCTGCCGCTGCGCCAGGACCAGCTGGCCATCCACGGCCATGCCATCGAAGCGCGCCTGTATGCCGAAGATGCGGACCGCGGCTTCCTGCCCTCCACCGGTACCCTGCGCCACCTGCGCCTGCCGACACCCTCGGCGCACGTGCGTGTGGATACCGGCGTGGAGGAAGGCGACAGCATCACCCCGTTCTACGACCCGATGATCGCCAAGCTGATCGTCTGGGACGTGGACCGCGATGCCGCGCTGCGCCGCATGAGCCAAGCCCTGGCCGACTGCCAGGTGGTGGGCGTGACCACCAATGCCGGCTTCCTGCGCCGGCTGGTGAACACCGATTCGTTCGCAAACGCCAGGCTGGATACCGCACTGATCGAACGCGAACAGGCGGCGCTGGATCACGTGGGCGATACCGGCGATGCACCATGGATGCTGGCGGCGGTGGCCGCCGTGACCCGCACCGCAGGCGCCAGCCGCGATGCGCGCGACCCGCATTCGCCGTGGCAGGCGCAGGACGGCTGGCGCCTGGGTGCTTCGGCGCCGCGCGTACTGCCGCTGCAGCAGGGTGAGCGCCGGCACACGCTGAAGGTGTGGGCTCAGGCCGATGGCTGGCGTGTGCAGTGCGATGACGCGGCGCCGGTGCAGGTGACCGGCACCGCCGATGCACGCGGCATGACCGTGCAGCTGGAGGGCCGCCGCTGGTCGTTGCAGGCGCTGCGCGAAGGCGACCAGCTGTACCTGTTCGGTGCCGATGGCCAGCACCGCTTCACCCTGCACGATCCGGTGGGCGAATCGGACCACGCCGCGGCCGATGCCGGCAGCCTGCTGGCGCCGATGCCGGGCAGGATCGTGGCCACGCTGGTCGCGGCCGGCACCCAGGTCAAGCGCGGAACGCCGCTGGTGGTGCTGGAAGCGATGAAGATGGAACACACCCTGCAGGCTCCGGCCGATGGCACGGTGAAGGGCTACCGCGCCAAGGCCGGCGACCAGGTCGGCGACGGCGCGGTGCTGGTGGACTTCGAAGCGGCGTGA
- a CDS encoding isovaleryl-CoA dehydrogenase produces the protein MHVPSLNFDLGEDIDLLRQSVAHFAAAEVAPLAAEADATNQFPLALWPKLGEQGLLGLTVEEEYGGTGMGYLAHVVAMEEISRASGGIGLSYGAHSNLCVNQLRKNGSEEQKQRFLPGLCNGSLVGALAMSEPGAGSDVVSMKLRADKRGDRYVLNGNKMWITNGPDADVLVVYAKTDIEAGAKGITAFLVEKGMKGFCTAQKLDKLGMRSSPTCELVFQDCEIPEENVLGQVGGGVRVLMSGLDYERVVLSGGPLGLMAAAMDVVMPYVHERHQFGEPIGSFQLIQAKIADMYVGLGACRAYVYAVARACDQGRTTRQDAAGAILYAAEKATWLTGQAIQILGGNGYINEYPTGRLWRDAKLYEIGAGTSEIRRMLIGRELFQRTL, from the coding sequence ATGCACGTGCCATCCCTGAACTTCGATCTTGGCGAAGATATCGACCTGCTGCGCCAGAGCGTGGCCCATTTTGCCGCCGCCGAGGTCGCGCCGCTGGCCGCCGAGGCCGATGCAACCAACCAGTTCCCGTTGGCACTATGGCCGAAGCTGGGCGAACAGGGCCTGCTGGGCCTGACCGTGGAAGAAGAATACGGCGGCACCGGCATGGGCTACCTGGCCCACGTGGTGGCGATGGAAGAAATCTCGCGCGCCTCCGGTGGCATCGGCCTGTCCTACGGCGCGCACTCCAACCTGTGCGTGAACCAGCTGCGCAAGAACGGCAGCGAAGAACAGAAGCAGCGCTTCCTGCCCGGCCTGTGCAACGGCAGTCTGGTCGGCGCGCTGGCGATGAGCGAGCCGGGTGCCGGTTCGGACGTGGTGTCGATGAAGCTGCGCGCCGACAAGCGTGGCGACCGCTACGTGCTCAACGGCAACAAGATGTGGATCACCAACGGCCCGGACGCCGACGTGCTGGTGGTCTATGCCAAGACCGACATCGAGGCCGGTGCCAAGGGCATCACCGCGTTCCTGGTCGAGAAGGGCATGAAGGGCTTCTGCACCGCGCAGAAGCTGGACAAGCTGGGCATGCGCTCCTCGCCCACCTGCGAGCTGGTGTTCCAGGACTGCGAGATTCCCGAAGAGAACGTGCTGGGCCAGGTCGGTGGCGGCGTGCGCGTGCTGATGTCCGGCCTGGACTACGAGCGCGTGGTCCTTTCCGGTGGCCCGCTGGGCCTGATGGCCGCGGCCATGGACGTGGTGATGCCGTACGTGCACGAGCGCCACCAGTTCGGCGAGCCGATCGGCAGCTTCCAGCTGATCCAGGCCAAGATCGCCGACATGTACGTGGGCCTGGGCGCCTGCCGCGCCTATGTCTATGCCGTGGCGCGCGCCTGCGACCAGGGCCGTACCACCCGCCAGGACGCCGCCGGTGCCATCCTGTACGCCGCCGAGAAGGCTACCTGGCTGACCGGCCAGGCGATCCAGATCCTGGGCGGCAACGGCTACATCAACGAGTACCCGACCGGCCGCTTGTGGCGCGACGCCAAGCTGTATGAAATCGGCGCCGGCACCTCGGAGATCCGCCGCATGCTGATCGGCCGCGAACTGTTCCAGCGCACCCTGTAA